The Listeria sp. PSOL-1 genome includes a region encoding these proteins:
- a CDS encoding helix-turn-helix domain-containing protein: MDFFEFQDHVEEQEILLKYIIQKFQDEEFVAKKERTLFLDEKKIYIMKSGILLKEDLRTRAGRLYSSYEVIDTLAHENNATLFYGKVAIFDKVRLFDELERHGLLSNFIYLLWKNKLTELNYLETSITSPVKQRIINFISKYSTKTSNRCFLPKFVSIKLIAACCLCSTKQVSRILNEMEKEGIISPLNKKPIYITDLNYIEKYGDNNKQDDKSILI; this comes from the coding sequence TTGGACTTTTTTGAGTTTCAAGATCATGTAGAGGAGCAAGAAATACTGCTTAAATACATTATCCAAAAGTTTCAAGATGAAGAATTCGTAGCCAAGAAGGAGCGCACGCTTTTTTTAGATGAAAAAAAGATTTATATAATGAAATCCGGCATTCTATTAAAAGAGGACCTCAGAACCAGAGCTGGTAGACTTTATAGTTCGTATGAAGTGATAGATACGCTAGCACATGAAAATAATGCAACTTTGTTTTACGGGAAAGTAGCCATTTTTGATAAAGTTCGTTTGTTTGATGAATTAGAACGTCATGGTTTGTTATCAAATTTCATTTATCTTCTATGGAAAAATAAATTAACGGAACTAAATTATTTAGAAACAAGCATTACATCTCCTGTCAAACAAAGAATCATTAATTTTATCAGTAAATACTCAACAAAAACTTCCAATCGCTGTTTCTTACCAAAATTTGTTTCAATTAAATTGATTGCTGCTTGTTGTTTATGTTCAACCAAGCAAGTATCGCGTATTTTAAATGAGATGGAAAAAGAGGGGATTATTTCTCCGCTCAATAAAAAACCAATTTACATTACTGATTTAAATTATATTGAAAAATACGGTGATAATAATAAGCAAGATGATAAAAGCATATTAATTTAA